In Prunus dulcis unplaced genomic scaffold, ALMONDv2, whole genome shotgun sequence, the DNA window CACAGCTGCAACCAAGTTCATCAATCTACTTGAGAAAAGGAATGAAAATGATCCATGTGGATTTTGCTGCTCCACTCCAAACTACCACTCTAATTTACCCCCTTCTAGGGTTACGGGTTTGGCTTGCATGAGCAAGGACTAAAATGCAACACTTTGGAGTAGAACTATGTGCCTTAACTAAACTAGTTAGGATTTagttttctaaatttgttAGAAGTTTCTCTAGATCTCGGTACCATACAAGAAGAATCAATGATTCACGGTCTGATAACAAAACAAGCTTACACGACTTGACAAGAcaatttatctatatatagacaatatatatataaatgaactACTCTTACTAAATTGTTTGACAACATAAGATACTTATAGACTAAATCTATACCAATATTGATCATCAAGTTCAGAAGTGATGAGGCATGCTAAGTGGAGGACCGAAAGAAATATATAGAAGAGATATGGCGCCTGAGAGAATTGAGATTTCAGATGAAGATGATCAAAGCAGTGATGCAAGTTACGAAATTCAAGCTAAAAATGACTATTTACTCAGTTCTCAAAAGTGTTTGTTCTTTGACCTGAATGAGGAAGCAAGTATTGGAGATGATGATCAGGATGTTTCTTCATCCAATGAAGGCACCCAAGCCGTTGGGAGCAGAATATCTCCAGAAGGTAATTTAAGTTGTAATAACACAAgtgttgaaggaaaagaaCGGACAATTGCAGTAAGGCAATATGTTCGATCCAAGATGCCGAGGCTTCGTTGGACTCCTGATCTCCATCTAGCATTCATCCATGCTGTTGAGAGGCTCGGCGGACAAGAAAGTAAGTTTGAATTTATTTCCTAAGTAATCTAGGCTTAGTCTCTTAAGTCAACACCATTGTTGGGTTCAGCTGATCATAATACAATTCAATGGTATGAACTTTCTATTCTGAGTTTTCTTCAACAATAAAATTAGATATAGAATTTCTTTTCTAGGGTCTTATTATTTTTCGTTTTTTGATACAAAtgatattctattttaatttaatctaaactaTGAGGAGAGAGATTCGAACTTAGGTGCAAAGTGAGGAGCATACCTGATCTATCCAACTTGGCTAAGCCCATGTTTGCGGTTTTACAATTTTGTTAGCTCGCAAGAAAGTATAGCAGTAAGGATAAGTTGAGAGGTTTCATTTACAAGGACTCAAACTCAGTAtgcccattttgaaatatatatatatatatatatatgataaattttattgatttatatATCACTGTTGAAAGCTTGAGTCTTAAGTTACCTCTCAAGTTTTAAGCATGTGGATAGTCTAATTCATATATATTGGTGTTGTTCTCTTttaaatttctgttttttaacTGAACTGAATACAGGAGCAACTCCAAAATTAGTTCTTCAATTGATGAACGTGAGAGGACTTAGCATTGCCCACGTAAAGAGTCACTTGCAGGTTATTAACTTTTCACTGGTGCCCCTAACTGGATatgtttagtttttattttgtatcaaTTAATTTCAGTT includes these proteins:
- the LOC117612880 gene encoding probable transcription factor KAN4, giving the protein MLSGGPKEIYRRDMAPERIEISDEDDQSSDASYEIQAKNDYLLSSQKCLFFDLNEEASIGDDDQDVSSSNEGTQAVGSRISPEGNLSCNNTSVEGKERTIAVRQYVRSKMPRLRWTPDLHLAFIHAVERLGGQERATPKLVLQLMNVRGLSIAHVKSHLQMYRSKKLDESGQVISQSSRGMQVKDHILEAYRKFNPYGHLRHVDDNGSHFCSPPVLKQQPYDDFNANSS